From Xyrauchen texanus isolate HMW12.3.18 chromosome 15, RBS_HiC_50CHRs, whole genome shotgun sequence:
AGTagagtgtttatgtttgtgtatatatgttcaatttaatgttgtcatCCTAATGAAATAATATTGTCTTTAAATCTCCATCTACATTGAAGCTacaaatagttttttgttaaCTTGTAGCTACATTTTTAAGAGAGTAGCTTGATTGAagattactactactaataataatacattttatttataggcgTCTTTCACAACACTCAAGGCCACTGTACAATCAGAACACAAAGTCAACCATGAAAGCATCAACGGTAACAACATTAAGCAAAAAGTACTATGATATACAATAAAACATTGGAAGATACAATTTATAAACCCAGCATGCACAGTCATAAAAAAGCctgtttaaaaaggtgatttttaagACTAGATTTAAAAGTATGAATACTTTCACTATTACGAATGTCCAGAGGAAGGGAATTCCATAAGTGAGGAGCAGTGTAACTAAAAGATCTAGAACCCATAGTGTTTAGATGGATACGTGGTATAACAAGAAGTGTTGATGAGGAAGATCTGAGGGTACGAGTTGGTGTATAGCTACCAGGTATGAGGGAGTAAGATTATTTAAGGCCTTGTAAGAAGCaagattttaaaatcaattcgaTACTTAACCGTAAGCCAGTGCAAATGTTTAAGAACAGGTGAAATGTGTTCAATAGAGGGGGTTCTAGAAATTATTTGTGCAGCTGAGTTCTGGACCAGCTGAAATGTATTGAGAAGTTTGGAAGGAAGACCAGTGAGGAGAGCATTGCAGATTGTAATCAATACGTGATGTAACCAGTGCATGAATAAGAATGGCAGTGCTGTTCAATGTGAGAGAGGGACGAAGACGTTTAATGTTAACTACTGTTAACTactaactaatgttaattaaCTACTTTAACATATGGGCAGCTTGTAGCTtaggaagctacagtttcaataTAGTCTCCCCAAAACTTCTTGGCTCACCTTCAGTTAGTTTTTGTTGCTTAATTAGTCATATAATCATCATCTATGAACTGTAGTCCTTTCTACAATACTTGTCCAAACTCTACTCAAACTCATCTTAACATGCTGTATGATGAATCTGATGAGTGTTCACTAATTTATTAGATTTTGGAAAGGGATTGGAAAAGACTACAAACAATGGCCAAGTTTGGGACTCTAAAAGCACACAGGTAGTGCAAAATTACTAAATAGTGATACACTTTGGTCAGTTACCTGCTGTGATACAAGAAAACTAGATGATGTTTGCTTTCAGtagatcatttatttttgtttcatcattttTGGACATTAATACTAGCCATTACTGTAGGCTTTGCAATTACTTAAATTGCAAtaactatttaaattaaattcattAGGACAAACTGGAAGGTGTACATAAAATGTGAGAAGCTGCTGAAAAATATCCTTTGCTCACCTTTTGAGAAGCAGCTTTGATCAAAGATTCAAACTTATTTGGGAACAATGTTGAACAACACGGTTGTCATACAGTCAGCAGCTCATAGATGTGACACAAAAATAACTGGAATATGAATTCACCTTTTTTAGTGCTCTGAGTTTTATATGACTATGATATGCTTTGTAATTGCTATCAAAAAAAATTCAGTCCACTCACAATTACAGTATCTTATGTTTGAAGCTCCTTGGAAGTGGAACCATTAAAATACTTCTTCAAGCAGGGGTTAAACCCTCAAATGTCAGATTGTGCTGCTCAGCCTAATTAATGTCCTTTTTAGCCAAATGGTGGTTCAGGTTTTTATTGCAGGATACAACCattgaaattctctcatttaaCGAGATCAGGGAAACTAGAAAAGCTTTGTGATTGCAAATAGATATGTGAACAGTCGATTTCTGCTAATAGAAAATTCTAATAAGTGCATTCAAAACTCAAATTCAGATAAGTACATTTGAAGCTCAGTTTTGTTCCCAAAATATAGTTGGCTGTGGGTCAGTGATTTAATTCTTTACCTCTGAATAGAGATTTTATAATGAATAGAGACATATGGCAAGTAATTATCATGTGGAAAAGCCTTCTGCAAGTAAATGCCTGTCTTACTGTGTCAGGGTCACACTGaacaatttttgaatgttataaaactgaacaaagaCATTCTTAATAGAGACCTTATCCTAGAGACCAGGTTCTACTTTGCCTGATTACCAATTTTGGAAACACATCCAATAGTTTATAGTGATGTTCCACAGTTTTTCCACTTAAAAGAAAGTGTGTTTGCGCTCACTTTtaggcaaaaaataataaaaataaataatatatatatatatatatatataatttattgtgTATCTGTGTGTTATTTGAGATGCTTTAGGACCCAGATTTCACAATGGACAACAAGTGGCAgcccaaaacatgaacaaaattgtattttatttgacttttttgaGGATGAGAGCATAACAAACAACCATGTAGGCATCTGCAATTTGGCTAGCTTGTACCAAGTGTTTAGTTGGATGCACATCCTTTGACATCAACCATGAAAGATTTGTAAATAGTTTTCccttcccttttaaaagttgataagcctatttttTTGTTATCTTAACAATGCAcagttatatggttagttgcagtTTTTTTGCATCTAGTATTGTTTTCCCCCTGCTGTCTGCagccctatcagaacagacctgcgaccAATTTGTGGGTCGTGACCCACCTGTTAAGAACCACCACATTATAGAGAATAGAAATATTCTTTCCAGGTTAGGTAAGAGACTTTTACTATTCATTTGATTAGCTTTTTCTAATCAGTGGAGATGTAATGCATTTTGAAAACAGTTTCAAATTGCTGCACTGCACCTCTAAAATGGATCTGACAGCTTCTGTAAACAAAGCCCAACACAGTGCTCTCATACGTATTCAGATGATGTTCAATTGCCAGTGTGAATTATAAATGTCAGAAGTAGGGGCCAATGaagtgcctatatatatatatatatatatatatatatatatatatatatatgtatatatttgttaaCTTAAGCGATAATTGGCTTTAAATGAGCAAGCTGAAACACCTGTCATCAAAAACATGTAAAAAGCCTACACCTGATTTGCTGTTATTCACCAATATCACCTCTGTTCTAATTAAGCGTTTATGGTCCCACCGTTGCATTGACATTGTATAAAATTGGATTTTATACATTTGGACTGTCACATATTAGTTTCAGATTGAACATGAACCTCTTTGGATAAGCTGAAATGCGTTTCTTTGACCACTGATTTTCTGATTGTCACATTTGAAGCTATTTTGATTGTGTGAACATATTTCTGCACTTAAAAACAGCAAAGCCCACCAATATGAAAAGGAAACAAATTATATGAAAACTACAGAATCACAGTACACAAAGGATCCATCATGCTAGACACCATCGTGCTAGCTCTAAAGCAACCAAATGACTCCACTGAGCTCTCGCTTTCAGCAGTACCACCTTGTTCTGCAAATGTAATGGCATAGTATGcaatagctgtgcagtgtgtaaacctcactctcctggccttaagaggtGCACTCACGACCGAGGCTAGAGGCcatggaatttatagcctccttgctagcGCATCCGACTACCATGCTGGGGAttaccggttcgaatcccgctcagggTGGGTCAAGTAGGACCAGTGACACAAAGAGAATCTAAAAGCTTACAATAACTATAATCCACTCTTGGCAGTGGCGCTTCACAAGCTATATCATCTCAGAACACAGAATGAGAGCTCTGACTGTCTTATATTGTGTACTCCAATTAACTATGCCATACAATTACAGAGGTAGTTCACCATCATGAGGATTAGCATCATGAGGAAATTTACTAAACCTCATGATGCTCCAaaaaacaaaaggagacgttAAGCAGAATGATTGTTCAGAGTGACTGTCAGTTTacattttgcttaacatctaATTTTTTTGTTCCACGGATGTCAGTCATACAGGTTCAGAACAtcttgatggtgagtaaattaatacagaattttcatttttggctgaactatccctttaagccttgTCTAAATATGTTAAAGCTGGGAAATGCATTTTGAGTGCTGTTTTGTTTTGGCTAGTAAGTGCTTAAGGATTTAGCTTTACATGTGGAAAAAGCTTAAGGGAAATTGCACGGATGgtccaaaaaaagaaaaggcagAGTATTTCTTTCCCCTGACCATACTggttacatttattaacatttggcAGCTGCTTTCATCCAAAACAACTTACCTGTGGTGTATctgttgtatactgtatatatcagtaGCGTACATGTTTCCATGCACTGCAAATACTGCTACCAACTCTTTATACTCCTATACAGCCATTAGTTATCTTCTGATCATTCTGtggcctacaaatggcttacattTGTTATGTCTCATCAGAGTaagttattacagtttttctcaaatgctaaaacacatttcacaaacgTTTCCTCCATGTTCCCCAATGTCTAAACACAACACCCTTTTCTAAAGCTACATAAACACAACCACACCTTCTCACTTCAAAACTCAAACTTTCACACCAAAAGAGCAGCTCGAagctttcaaaaatgtaaacactatacACATCATTACACACTAcagcaaaacaattgaaaacacaaTTTGTGAGAAGGTTCTTTGTTTCATAACTGCCAATGCATATTTTTAGAAACTTTACAGTATTGGATCTTCTTAGATCTCTGCAGAGGATTAGGCATTTAGATTTGTGAGTTTCATATGAAGAGTATAAATCTATAGTAAATTCTGCATGTGCACTACTGTAACACAACTCAATGCAAAAACAGAATCTATTGCACACAACAGTACTCTTGAAAACATGATCAGGGTGtgaagtttttttatttactttatattgTGGTCAAGCTGACATCATCAATGCTCTCAAAGTTGACATTATCGGCAATGACTTTGTCTCTGATCTCCCGGAGTCGGACGAGGTTGTTCTCACGAACCATATCCACAATGAGGGTTTCTTGTGCCACTGTAAATATGGCAACCCTCCCACCTCTATGTGGCATTCTTTCAACTCTAAAGAAAGAAACATGTGTTGTCAATTGACATGTTTTACAATACAGTAACAACTGATTTGAAACCAATAGACTACTTTCACAGGCTTGTAAAATTGTATTGTGACAAAGAAAGCAATAGAGTACAATACCTGTTGTGTTGTCTGAATGCCCTGTTAATGGTGGCCACGGTGAACCTACTCAGGTTTGGACGGACTCTTAGTCCTGCTTCAGCCATTGTCATGCCATGGACAATGACATGGTCAACGACTGTTGCTCGCATCTCGTCCGTAATGATGGTGCGAGGTTGTCTTGCTCTCCCTCCTGGACCTTCTCCTCTCACTTGTTGGCCTCCTCCTCTCCCTTGTtggcctcctcctcttcctcgttGGCCTGCTCCTCTTCTTCCATGGCCAGCTCTTCTCCCTCCTCTGACTCGAATTCCTCTTCCCCTGACTCTGCCTTCATCAATTGTGTTTGTTTGGAATCTTCAGCAAACTGTGCACTCTGAACTTGCTTTTATACATGTGGTCACACCATTAGCAACAAGTGTCTTCAATTTTGAGTCGtggtgtgttcattgtgttcaaataTTGCTGACTGTGGCAAGCATTTTGCATCACATGAGCTTTCATTTGAGAATATGAGCAGAGTTCTTTTGCAACTTGTGTTTTAGCAAGGAAAAATGTGTTAAGATTTATGAGAACGGAGGATTGTGTTTTGTGAATTGTGTCTTcatgtgaaatgtgtttatgaTATTGCAAAATGATGGCTAGATTTAGTAAATGTGTTTAGACAACTGGTCATTTGGTTTAGAGGATTGGCTTTTGTGTTTTAgcatttgagaaaaactgtaacatttacattaaatgaCTTTTGCAATACTTCTGAGCCCATCTGCGTTATTACCAACCAGAATCAATGCTGAATATCCACAGTTGTTTTAGGCACTATTATGCTATTAGGTTACTGGCATATGAAGCCATCGAATGCCATATGTAATAAGGGGTATTGTGTTTCTGATCTACTGTTCTGACATATGCTGTAATTACTCATGTTTGCATGGATTCTGTTGCAGTTACGTATGGTAATTTTCTTCAAGCAGGGACAGACCTGTAAAAAAGGGGCACTGATTGCACTAATAGGGCaattatgaaatgtaaaaaaaatgacacatttcttAACCACACTTTGCACTGGATTTAGTCATTGCACCACTTTTTTCTTTCAGGTGTGACAAGCAGAAGAACAAACCAATACGTCATGCATGGATGCATGTACAGTATGACTTTCACATGTTCCATTGCACAATAAAGCCAACAGCAAAGACAAATTAGTGTAATGCAACCTTCCTCCTAGTATAATGTGCCAGTGTTACAGAGACAATTCTGGGTCATATTTTTAGAGGTCAGACACGAATCCTTAATTTTGACCTCATAAACATTAGTTTAGGCAGAGTTGTTTTGAAGGTTGAAAGTGGCCAAGAACTCCGGGTTAATGAAAACCACATCAGATAGTTATATTTTTCCTTGCCCAGCtacttctaaaaatgtaaaataagatAAACTAGAGTGCCTCAAATTCAAATGTAAGGGCTCTGCATTTTGTTTAGACAATCAAAAATAGGGATGTTTTTAGCATATAACAGAAACAGACCTTATAACCCTATAAACCTCCACGCAAGGGTTAAGATATTTTTTGACATTCAAGTAAGAGGTGAACACACATACCCATATGCATACTGCTGACATGCTCTCCAAAGGGTTTCCCATTACATTCCCATTGTTTTCCAGAGGCCCTATGCATAAAACAGTTGTCATATTTTGTTGTGATGAACAACAGTCTTGCTATTGCTCCTCAGAAATGgcatagtaaaataaaataaaaatgataaagccAGTTCATCTGCCCTCCTCTCGTGGTCTTATGGGAATTGGACCCTTCAGGCTTATCACAGCTATGAAGAGACGAATGATTGGAGATTCATCAGACAGTAATCTCTGAAACATGATTAAAGAAGGCttagaaaaaaaatcatacttcAGATTAGATTAACGTGGGCAACATTTGCTTTGCTGGATCTTCAGATGCATGAGTAGTTGTTGCATCATGCCTGTGTTGTTGCATGAGAGATTGTTATTGAAACGCAAGTTGTCCAACTAAGCCGGCGAAAGGCATGTGTGGTGTGAAACACTGATATTGAGCTGCTCAGTATATTTTCATGATAAAATATGCATGTTTTgtgcaattataataaaaatcagATATGGATAATAATAAAAGACAAAGAGGTTTTATAGTTTACCAACACTTGAGATATAGAAATTTGAAGTACATGGTCATGCTTGAAGATGCACTTAACAAAACCCCATAATTGAGATTCaattatatttcaatataatTGGGATTCATTTCAGAATGCTtcaacattataataacagtattGAATGGATAATAAATGAATGGCCGCTGAATGTTAGATACGGTATAGTATAATGTGTTGGCCCTTGTGCATTAGGATTGACTATCCTGTGTTTAAAATTGGCATTGACAATGCATATGAATATGTGATGCAATACACTGAATGTGAATACACTGATGAACAAATGCATTTGTCTTGAAGATGACACACCCCTCTAgcacttttgttgtatcattgcTCAAATGAAAAACCACAGCAGCCAGATACCAATTAACCAATATAATGGCTTGTGCTTTATAATCCCCAAGAGTTTATATTGATcaattcttatgtttatttattttttaataaaatttgtattaaagTCACACAATATTTGAAAATATCAGTACTCTACAATAGAAAgacacaataaaagtgaatcaATACCCAACAAAAGCACCAATGTTACACATATGTAAGAAGAGCTCTAGTGGTATGTTAGTTTTGACAGAAATTTTGGGAGTACCATGTACCATAGCATATTTAAATGCAAGGTGAAAATTTGTGACGATGAAATTTGTAttgcaaatttaaaaaaacaaaacaaaggataGCAGCAGATGCCACAAAACAGGCAGTTATGAAGGCATTAAATGACCCTGGCATCAATGGGCTTGATGTGCCATAATGGTTAAAGATCTAGGCTGATAGCCAAAAGGCTGAACACCGCAAGAGACTATcaacattgtgcccttgagcaagacacttaaaagaatattcggattcaatacaagttaagctcaatcgacagcatttgtggcataatacttaATAGTACAAAAATTTATTCAGACTTGCCCCCTCTAttctttaaaaatggcaaaaatctgggttacagtgaggcacttacaatggaagtgaatgggggccgatatttgaacgttaaaatactcacatttACAAACGtagaaagacataaacaatatgtgtgtttacattattttagtgtgataaaatcacttactagccttttctgtgtaaagttatagccaattttacaactttgttgctatgatgaTGTAATGCCCTAAAATAACtacaaatgactatttaaacaactttatggctcaaataatacatatgttttaacagaagaattaatacaagttcattaataaaataattagcttcacatttctgcctttaaaccctctgacaattggccacattcatttccactgtaagtgcctcaatgtaaccttgatttttgccccttttttttttttttaaggagggacgagtcaaaataatttttttgtggtattcaacattatgccacaaatgctgtcgattgagcttaatttgtattgaaccctgaatatgaCTTTATCCTCAGGTTCATCCAGGAGGACTGTTCCCGTTATATATGGTAAGTGTCTGCTTAGTGACGCTTAAATAATAACTAATTACACGTAAGATTGTGTGAATGTTCcattttttcttaatttagtGCTTAGGTTTTTGGCACATTATtcaagtgtgtgtatatgagcaGTTGATAGGCACGGTTTCGAAACTTTTGGTCTCTCACAccatatataataaaattacagCAGCTGTTTGTGGTCAAAATCCAAAAGGCAAAAAATGAAAAAGTGCACCATTCCTTTCCAAAAACATTTCCAATGACAAATACAGCAATAGGAGTGAAAGACATGGTGAAAGCCAGTGTCAGTGTCCCTATTGTTTTGGCAGCCTTGATGTCAGAGAAGGTTGGTTTCATTGCACTTTGGCTCTCAGTCTCAGCGAgatgttttcttctttttgagTGCTGGCGAATTGTGGTGAGGGATATGAAATTGATGACAATAGTTCCCCCGAGTAGAGTAAAGTCAAATGCAGGGAAAAGTAAGAGAATGTGCCATGACTGGGATGGGAAGTCAGTGCTTCTCAATGCATAATTGCACATTCTACTGCAAGAATTGTACTCCAATGCGATTTCATTACTGAAAACCATTGGGGATGTTGCCAAGAGAAAGCTCCCCATCCATGAAAATATTATTAGTATGCTTGTTCTTTTTTTGGTGATGACAGATTCCTTGTGGAGAGGCTTCAAAACGGCAATGCTCCTTTCAATGGTCAGGAGGAAAATGGTTGTGATGGAAACCAAAGTGCATCCCGCAAACACTGGTCCGATAACATTGCAAGGGTGAAAAGTAATGTTTTGGGAATTGTACACAGTCCACTCAGGTTTTGAATTGGAGATCATTAGGGATATTTCTGCGTAAACGGACAAGGGTACCACGAAAATTCCCACCGCCAGGTCTGCCACAGCTAGCGAGGCTTTTAAATAACCCTGCGGACTGTGGAAGTGTTTAGTTCCAAAGACCACTGCCAATGTCAGAGTGTTTCCAAAAAGTATTGTTAGTATGAGTGATATCATGAAGACCACCATGAGTATCTTATAGGTCATGGTACAGCAACACAAACTGCAGTTTGAAAGCTCCTCTGGCATTCTTGTTCAGCGGTGCATAAAATTCCTCTCAGTCGCTCAGTGATATTTCTCCTCTTGGCTCGGAGGCAAGGCACGAAAACCTGGTAGTCATGTTCGAATGGAGAAATTCACTCCTGCCAATAATCAATGTTTCAATGATGTCAGTGTGAGTGGAAATCCCTTTTTGTACAAGAAGCTCGAATGGCACATGGAATACCACAGAAAAGATAGTTTGCGGTTTGAAATTCAGACACTTATTGGCTATAAATATGCTATGCGCTTTCGTAAATATGTAGATAATTTTACATGTTATTCTTCTTGATTTGTGAATTCAGATGACATCATCCTCCACTCCGCAATCggtcatttacattttatgactTTTTCTAATGCAAATAACATCAGCAGTTTATTTTTCTGTCAACCCTTTTTAAGTCCATGAGTCGAGACATGACAAATAAGcactcttcactttcacatttccaGTAAACATGCAGTCTGGGTTTAtgcaattgtattattttttttagatagaGCATGATTTGTGAAAACTTTCACAATCACATTTTGATGCATTTGATTGTGTCTTACTGCTATACCCCTTGATCACTTGTGAATTTTTTCACAGACCAGTTTTTGTCTCTTAACAATTTTTTGAGTTCTGGAGTCAACAGTTTTCCTGAAAAATAAGTATTATGGGCTTTGAGAAGTCACATTCTTGAGACACTTGATAATTATGACGCAAACACAAGTTTCACACAAAACTAGATTTATGAAAGCTTTCACAGATTGATTTGACTCAGTTTGATGGCTTTGGTTTGTTGCtgacaaatgtaattttgatatGGATGATACATCAACTAGCTAGTCAttttgtttaacccttgtgcagtgtttgggtcatttttgacccattttgattgtttctttaataaaaattgtatctTTAATCTCTGTGGTTACTTTTTctacatttgccatctgaacacacacaaaaattgtatTGTATTCAATGAGTTTAGGCCGTGACAAAAATAAAGTAACACTCGTGGTGTTCCAGGTCATTGTTGACccaccataggaaatgaatgggaaagactaaaACACAGAGCAATTACAACACTAAGCCTATAACTCTGATTTTTCAGGTAAACCCTTGTCTCAAGGATTCAAAAAAAGGGTTAAATGACAAAAACTGATCAGTGAAAAAAATTAACATCAGGATGCTCTATTTAAGCCTAGTGTGACCTATCTAGTGGGTCATTTTGTAGAATTGTAAGAAGTTTATTGGTTttattgctttgttttttaatgatTCAAAATGCCATTATGCACAAAGCCATCAAACTGAGTAAAATCAATCTGTGAAAGTTTTCACAAATCCAGTTTTGTGTGAAACTAGTGTTTTCCCATCATAATTATCATGTGTCTCAAGAATGTGATAGTGATGGGTCTGAATGACCCATCGTTCATTATCATTTTGAACTAAGCTTTTATAAGACACGAAAAGTCTCAGAGAGCGCTTAATTTTGTCACAGCCACGCATGTGCAAAACACGTGCTCATGTTTCGTTCATTTGGTGCTGGGACAGCTCTGTagaggaaacagaaattattggTTCACCTCCCGATTTGGTCTTCAGGTACAAGTACAAGTCTCTGTATTGCAAACAGAAGTTACTTAATACTTCTTAATGCTCCCAACAAGCAGTTTGAGATGCTTTATTTTTGCCCTTACAGTCACACAAAGTGTTTCTAGTCACCAGTTTTAGCttctttatttcttgcaattcaAAACTGTGAATATTTCTGTCATTATGTTTTTCCCATACCATTGGATCAGGTAAAAAAAGAGTAATGTTTTAAACTTTGAATGACTTATTTTCTCATCAGAAAATATAGACTGCAAGAGCAAAAATGAAACCtcaaattatttacttgtttattgagttgattttaattaaattgtcatttatttttccttcttgatgcatattgtttatttatatcttCTTATGTTCTTGTTGGGAATAGACCCAAATCAagcattcattatttattaactAATTGTAcacggatatatatatatatatatatatatcctgcattaaatacatgaaaataatacaTCATGACAATTCTTatgattttaaaaagtaatttattgcCATACTGACATGTACTGATCACAAACAACTGCAACACACTGACTGTGCGCTGtaaagaaaaaattatgaaaaaagacCAGTAATTGTCACTCGTGAACGAGTGTGGAGCCTGAAAGTCACGTTTCAAATGAACGAAGATTCAGATCCGGACTCCGAAAACCGAATAGGGAGGTGAACTTATCAATTCTGTTTGCTGTACAGAGCCCATGAGCACGTATGAGGCTGTCACGTGTTAAATGAACGAAGACTCGTACCCGAAGACCGTCTCTGGAGGTGAACTAATCAATTCTGTTTCCTGTAGAGCCCATGCGACTGTCAAATGatgaacgaaatgacttgaaAACGATTCGttaattttgctgaacgagactgaAAAATCCAAGTCATCACTATAATGTGTAACCGTTGACCCAAGAACTCAAAAAGTTGGTTAAATGGATTAAAATTAAACCGAtctttgagagaaaaaaatatcacaaatcaGGATGGTCTATTTAAGCCTATACTGTGACACTTATTTTGATTGTTGACTCCAGaataagaaaaaaagatttttttagatGATTTCCCATTATTGTTCAAGGCAATGGGGGTAGAGCTGTAAGACGCAATCAGATGCGACCAAATGATTCAGCTATTTGCATTAGAAAATGAAGAGTCGTAAAATCTAAACAACCAATTGCTGAGCGGAGGATGATGTCATCTGAATTCACAAATAAGGAACAATAACATGCGACATTATTTACGACGACGCATAGCGGGTTTATACACAATCAATGTCAATGAATTTCAAACAGCAAAAAATCTTTACCGCGGTAAATTGGAATTTCCAGAAAATGTGATAAATTAAGATTAGAACTAAAGCGCAATGGAAAATTATTTACAACACATGCGTAAATGGGTATTAT
This genomic window contains:
- the LOC127656442 gene encoding beta-1 adrenergic receptor, which produces MPEELSNCSLCCCTMTYKILMVVFMISLILTILFGNTLTLAVVFGTKHFHSPQGYLKASLAVADLAVGIFVVPLSVYAEISLMISNSKPEWTVYNSQNITFHPCNVIGPVFAGCTLVSITTIFLLTIERSIAVLKPLHKESVITKKRTSILIIFSWMGSFLLATSPMVFSNEIALEYNSCSRMCNYALRSTDFPSQSWHILLLFPAFDFTLLGGTIVINFISLTTIRQHSKRRKHLAETESQSAMKPTFSDIKAAKTIGTLTLAFTMSFTPIAVFVIGNVFGKEWCTFSFFAFWILTTNSCCNFIIYGVRDQKFRNRAYQLLIYTHLNNVPKT